The DNA window GCACGAACTTCTTCCCGTGACGATCGCGACGGCGCACCACTGTGGAAACTGGTCCGATTCGTCGACGGCGTCGATCCAGCCGAAGCGGCAGGCATAGAATCCGCCCTCCACGCGGCCAATCTGCTCGACGGCTGGATATCGCCGACGGACGTTCCCGAGTCCATGCGTTCAGAGCAGTACCTCGTTCCTGCGCCGGAGGATGCACGCCCGACCGGCCGTACCCTGTCCGACGTTCTCGCTCCCGAGCCGGGAACAGGTGTTCCCGAATCTCTGGTCCGCGACGTACTCGCCTCGATCGCGTTGGGACCCGCCGAGGACGCGGTGACCTCGATCGGCGTAGACGGACGGTTCTGGCAAGGAGTCCAGCGTGGACGTCACACCAAACCCGATGCCGAGTACATCGGTGCGACCGCCCGTGCACGCCGCCGTGCGGCTCGAATCGCCGAACTGGATGCCTCCATCGAATCGACGGAGGCATCGGCCACCGCAGCACGCGAGGAAGAACGAGCAGCAGCGGAGTTGCTTCGAGGTCTTGCTGTCGCGGCAAAACAGCTTCCACGGGCGTCTGCAATCATCAAAGCTCAGAAAGCGGTGACCGAATCCGCCGGAGCGTTGCGGACGTCCCAGGCGGGTGCGACTGCGGCCGCGGCCGAGCTCGACCAGGCGATCGCAGAGCTGTCCGCGAAGGAGAAGCAGCTGCGGACCACCGCGGTCGCGCACCGGACGCCACACTCGGCGCGAGAGATCGACTCGCTCGCAGCTGCAATTCGGCACTTCCAGAACCAGGGCGAGCTCGTCCTTCGTCGACGAAGCGAGCACGTACGCGAGGCCGAACGCGCCCGCGAGGCATTGAACCGGTTGGAGGAGACGACCGGGCTTGCCGAGGAACTCGCCGAAGAAGCGGCGATAGCCGAGGAGAACTACCTTCAGCAGGTGACGCGTTTGGAGATCTTGAGCGACAAGCTCGGCTCCACCGCCGATCAGATCAACGCCGATCTCGAGAAGGCTCGCGAGAAGATCGAGGCGAGCAAGCTCGAGCAGCGGGCGGCCCGGAAGGCGGACAAGGAAGCCGGTGAAGCCATCGGTAAAGCCGAGGGGGCGTGCAACACCGCGCAGGAGAGCCTGCGCGCTGCACTGACCGAGGGCATCGGCGACGCCGCGCGATTGGCGCCGTACGCGCGCAAGGATCTCCTCACCATCCTCGGTGTCCCCATGGGCCAATCCACGAGTTCCGACGTATATTCCTGGCCGTCGAGCGAATCCGCGTGGCTCAGCGTCGAACAAATCCTGTACCGCATCCAGAACGCGACATCTCCCGACGACGAGATACAGGTGCTCCCCCCGGCGGTGCATCGGCTGCACGCGGCGTTGGACGAGGCGACGAGTTCCGTAAAGGCGAGCGAGTCGTATCGCAAGAGCACTCGAACGGCTCTGACGAGTGCGCTGCAGGAGTTCGACTCACAGCTCGCGTCGTCGGGGCAGGACTACCGATTGCAGTGGGATGCGCCCGACGGACTGACCGTCGTGCGGGTGCAGGACGAACAGGGCTATTCGTCGATCGGCGAATTCGCGGATCGAATCGGTGAAGCTCGCTCCAATCAGGAGACGCTGCTGACCGAACATGAGCGCCGTATCCTCGAGGACGCGCTGCTCACCGGATTGGCTCAGCAAATCCACGAACGCACTGTCGACGCTCGCGAGCTCATCGCACAGATGGCATCGGAGATGAAGCAGCGAAAGATGTCCTCGGGCAACACCATCGGGGTGCACTGGATCCTCGCGGACAATCTCGAGGAGGGCGCCCGCGAGGTGTCGAAATTGCTCGACCGCGACGCGTCCTCACTCGGCGCCGACGACCTCGCGTCGATGCGCGCGCACTTCGCTTCGGAGATTCGCATTGCGCGCGCCGCGCATCCCGAACGGTCCTATCCGGAGATCTTGGCGTCGACGTTGGACTACCGCCGCTGGCGGGTCTTCTCGTTCAATCTCATCCGTGGCGACGGCACCGAAGATCGCCTCACTGTGGCCAGGCACAGTGCGCTGTCGGGTGGCGAACAATCGGTCTCACTGCATCTCCCGCTCTTCGCGGCCGCGCACGTGATGCTGTCCTCGGCTGATCCGCATTCCCCTCGCCTACTCGCCCTCGACGAAGCGTTCGCGGGCGTCGACGACAACGGACGGAGTGAGCTGCTCGGTCTCAGTGTGCAGTTCGATCTCGATCTGTTCATGACCGGGTACGACCTGTGGATCACGTACTCCGACGTACCCGGTTGCGCACACTACGATCTCGCGCATTCCACGGCTGAGAACACCGTCAGTGCGGCATTGTTGGTGTGGGAGAACGGCGAGCTGTTCGCCGAGCACGACGGCACCGATCTCGCTGCCGCGTTGGGTTCGCCGCTCACCAGACGGGTGCCCACCCGAGCGGAAGGTGGTCTCGAATTTGTCCGATGACCGTACGGCCGGTTGGCGTGGCACCGCCGAGCTCGACGCTCTCCTGGCCGCTGCTCGCAAGAAGGTGGAGTCGAATTGGCTGAAGGTGGGCGGAAACATCACCGTTCATCTCGGTGATCCCCCGGAATTGTGGCGGTTGTGTAGCGCGATCTCGCGATCCAATGCAGGCCTGCACAGCCGCGCGAAAACCACCAGGCTCGATCTCGCGCGCTTCGACGAGTGGCTGGCCCATCCGCTCAACGGTGGCCTGGGCCTGCTCGACACCCTCGGCGCCGAAGTCCCGCTTCAGGACAAGAAGCGGCTGGCAGCCGACAAGGCCGAAGTCAAGGCCAGTGCTCTCGCCGAGGCGCGAACCCTCCTCGCCGACAGCACTCACGGCGACTGGGCCGATCGATGGCTGTCATCACTGCTCAACCAAGACGGAACGTTGGGCGGTCGGGTTGCAGTCGACTCCCTACGAACGGCCGCCCGCGTGCTCGCCGTTCTCCCCGTCGACGGGCTCTCACTCACCGAACTCGCCGAACTCGCCGTCGGTGATACCAAGGCCCTGTCATCCGGTGGCGCACCGAAACTGGTACTCGACGCACTGTCGCTTCGCGAGGGAGTACCGCGTCCAGCCGACCCGGTCGGCATCCGGTCGCTCTGGGAAACCGCAGGCGTGTCGGTAGACGCGCTCTCGAGCCGCGTCGTCGTTCTCCGCTACCGTGTCGCCGAGGACCACATCGTGGGCAAGTGGCTGAACGAGGCAGCGGCAGAAGGGATCCCGTTCCCTCTCACGCTCGACATGATCGGACGAGGAGCACTCACCAACACTGCGAACCGAATCTTCGTGTGCGAGAACATCGCCGTCGTCGCCGCGGCCGCGCGCACATCTGTTGCCGGTTCGGCGACCATCGTCTGCACGGACGGCCAGCCCTCGGCTGCGGTGCACAAACTACTGTCGGGCCTGAGGCCAGGGACAGAAGTGTACTGGCGTAACGACTTCGACTGGGCGGGGCTGCACATGACCTCGCGTGCGATCGCGCGATACGGTGCGAAGCCATGGCGCATGGACAGCGAGTCCTACCTCCACGCCCTCGACGCACGGAACTCCGAGCCGCTCAAAGGGGCCCCTACGACGAGTCCCTGGGATCCGGCACTCGCCGTCGCCATGCATGAGTCCGGCCGCGCAGTGATGGAGGAACGCTCGATCCCGGACCTGTTGCGCGACCTGATCTAGACCTCAGCCTGACTTGGTACTTCAGCGCAGCGGAATGCCGAGCAAGGCGTCGACCGCATCGGCGAACGCGCCAGGTGCAGCGGTGTCCGAACCCCCGCGTTCCACAGCGAAACTGGCCCAGGCGTCGAGTGCGTCGAGTGCTTTGGGGGTATCCAGATCATCGGCAAGGTGTTGCCGCAGCCGCATGATCACGTCGTCCGCACTGGTAGCCGAATCGAGAACAGCTGCAGCACGCCACAGCGACAGTCGGGTGTGCGCGCGCTCGAGGACCTCGTCGGTCCACGCCCGGTCCTGGCGATAGTGCCCGGACAGCAAGCCGAGTCGGACCGCCGCCGGGTCCACGCCTGCCGCCCGCAGCTTCGAGACGAACACCAGGTTTCCACGACTCTTCGACATCTTTTCGCCGTCGAGACCGATCATTCCCGTGTGTACGTAGTGCCGCGCGAACCGCTCGCCACCTGTGGCCGCTTCGGCGTGCGCGGCGGAAAACTCGTGGTGCGGGAAAATGAGGTCACTTCCACCGCCCTGGATATCGAAGCCGGTGCCGATGCGGTTCAGTGCAATCGCGGCACATTCGACGTGCCAGCCGGGTCGGCCGGCACCGAACGGAGAGGGCCACGACGGCTCGCCCTCGCGTTCGGTACGCCACAGCAACGCATCGAGCGAATCGTGCTTACCTGCCCTGTCCGGATCTCCTCCGCGCTCGGCGAAGAACTTGTCCATCGTCGCCCGGTCGTAGCCGGATTCGTAACCGAACTCCGCGTTGAAGTCGGCTCGAAAATAGACATCCGGGAACTCGGCATCGTCCACGACGTATGCGGCACCGGACGCAATCAGTTTTTCCACCAACTCGATGACCTCGTCGACCGATTCGACTGCACCGATGTAGTCGCGCGGGGGAAGAATTCGGAGCGCTTCCATGTCCTCGCGGAACAGTTGGATCTCGCGGTTACCGAGGGCGATCCAGCTCTCGCCGTCTCTGTTGGCGCGTTCGAACAGCGGGTCGTCCACGTCAGTCACGTTCTGGACGTAGTGCACGTCGTGTCCGCCGTCGCGCCACAATCTATTGATCAGATCGAAGGTGAGGTACGTGGCGGCATGGCCGAGGTGGGTGGCGTCGTACGGCGTTATTCCGCAGACGTACATCTTCGCTCGGGCACCGGGAGTGACCGGTCTGACTTGGCGATCAGCAGTGTCGTACAACCGAAGCGGGGGCCCCTGACCAGGGATCGACGGAACGGTTGTATCGGACCAGGAATGCATGCGCTCGAGCCTATCCGAGAGGGATCAGAAGGCGGGCCGAGGGATCAGAAGGCGGGCCACGGTATCGGTCTACTGGAACGAGGCTGCGGCATGACCGGGTTCTGCACGAGCGCGCGTGCGCGTGCGAGCAACGCTTCCGTCTCCGATTCGGTGATGTGACCACGCACTCGTGGCTCGACCCGATCGGCGAACGAATCGACGAAAGCGACGACGTCTGCCATCAGTGCATCGTCGACGGCTGCACCTGCCCAACCCCACAGCACCGTCCGCAATTTGTCGTCGTGATGCAGACAGATGCCGTGATCGACACCGTAGACGTACCCGTCCAGACCCTCCAGCGCGTGGCC is part of the Rhodococcus sovatensis genome and encodes:
- a CDS encoding TIGR02680 family protein, with protein sequence MTAHSQRFRPTRAGIINLWDYRDQEFSFADGRLVLRGPNGSGKTKALEVLFPFVLDGRIEPRRLNPFAGEERTMKSNLLYRGQESAHSYVWMEFGRGSREDPESVTVGIGMRASRQNDKVTRWYFVADGRVGVDFSLLGSDDRPLTKKQLADQLGTDALTDRPVDYRAAIDARMFGLGAQRYDQFINLILTLRRPQLAKNLDPKGLSQALTDGLRPLDEQLVLEAARSFSDMEEVGRALEGLAQADQAAKNFVGVYSKYLRVQVRSDVEQVSRRLEAVTHATTAHFAASALKERRLQERLAAEKRFDEAERALDQAVADRETLQRSSAYEGKQQLDDLAESAAKLKVSAAQQSERARGAQSDLEKRATESARADAALADAVAALTRAEDDLQTAAEDAGIAWASMPASARTDQFSTALRGHAEERDGDVRAVREALGTVEKASTERARADKSAARAQELLDSARASVIEAEASVELARAQYSSALRSWWSENSARYLAAGVTAAAFDALDAAVPHIGEDDAPSLDAVLADASAEGLESVRSRRTEAGVTASALVEELASMRSERDLVSAQHDDAPPPFAARTSSRDDRDGAPLWKLVRFVDGVDPAEAAGIESALHAANLLDGWISPTDVPESMRSEQYLVPAPEDARPTGRTLSDVLAPEPGTGVPESLVRDVLASIALGPAEDAVTSIGVDGRFWQGVQRGRHTKPDAEYIGATARARRRAARIAELDASIESTEASATAAREEERAAAELLRGLAVAAKQLPRASAIIKAQKAVTESAGALRTSQAGATAAAAELDQAIAELSAKEKQLRTTAVAHRTPHSAREIDSLAAAIRHFQNQGELVLRRRSEHVREAERAREALNRLEETTGLAEELAEEAAIAEENYLQQVTRLEILSDKLGSTADQINADLEKAREKIEASKLEQRAARKADKEAGEAIGKAEGACNTAQESLRAALTEGIGDAARLAPYARKDLLTILGVPMGQSTSSDVYSWPSSESAWLSVEQILYRIQNATSPDDEIQVLPPAVHRLHAALDEATSSVKASESYRKSTRTALTSALQEFDSQLASSGQDYRLQWDAPDGLTVVRVQDEQGYSSIGEFADRIGEARSNQETLLTEHERRILEDALLTGLAQQIHERTVDARELIAQMASEMKQRKMSSGNTIGVHWILADNLEEGAREVSKLLDRDASSLGADDLASMRAHFASEIRIARAAHPERSYPEILASTLDYRRWRVFSFNLIRGDGTEDRLTVARHSALSGGEQSVSLHLPLFAAAHVMLSSADPHSPRLLALDEAFAGVDDNGRSELLGLSVQFDLDLFMTGYDLWITYSDVPGCAHYDLAHSTAENTVSAALLVWENGELFAEHDGTDLAAALGSPLTRRVPTRAEGGLEFVR
- a CDS encoding DUF2399 domain-containing protein, with product MSDDRTAGWRGTAELDALLAAARKKVESNWLKVGGNITVHLGDPPELWRLCSAISRSNAGLHSRAKTTRLDLARFDEWLAHPLNGGLGLLDTLGAEVPLQDKKRLAADKAEVKASALAEARTLLADSTHGDWADRWLSSLLNQDGTLGGRVAVDSLRTAARVLAVLPVDGLSLTELAELAVGDTKALSSGGAPKLVLDALSLREGVPRPADPVGIRSLWETAGVSVDALSSRVVVLRYRVAEDHIVGKWLNEAAAEGIPFPLTLDMIGRGALTNTANRIFVCENIAVVAAAARTSVAGSATIVCTDGQPSAAVHKLLSGLRPGTEVYWRNDFDWAGLHMTSRAIARYGAKPWRMDSESYLHALDARNSEPLKGAPTTSPWDPALAVAMHESGRAVMEERSIPDLLRDLI
- the mshC gene encoding cysteine--1-D-myo-inosityl 2-amino-2-deoxy-alpha-D-glucopyranoside ligase, translated to MHSWSDTTVPSIPGQGPPLRLYDTADRQVRPVTPGARAKMYVCGITPYDATHLGHAATYLTFDLINRLWRDGGHDVHYVQNVTDVDDPLFERANRDGESWIALGNREIQLFREDMEALRILPPRDYIGAVESVDEVIELVEKLIASGAAYVVDDAEFPDVYFRADFNAEFGYESGYDRATMDKFFAERGGDPDRAGKHDSLDALLWRTEREGEPSWPSPFGAGRPGWHVECAAIALNRIGTGFDIQGGGSDLIFPHHEFSAAHAEAATGGERFARHYVHTGMIGLDGEKMSKSRGNLVFVSKLRAAGVDPAAVRLGLLSGHYRQDRAWTDEVLERAHTRLSLWRAAAVLDSATSADDVIMRLRQHLADDLDTPKALDALDAWASFAVERGGSDTAAPGAFADAVDALLGIPLR